A stretch of Dietzia lutea DNA encodes these proteins:
- a CDS encoding metal ABC transporter substrate-binding protein, giving the protein MPKPGGAAARSVATRRAAAATLATALALLSGCAVGATGPADVDDRQRSDASGGRVVVATTFTILADMVGRVGGDRVVVESVTTPGADVHHYEPTVEDLKRVEGADLVVSNGLGMDDWLLRFIDGTDAAHLVTTDGVEPLPIRAGNYTGRPNPHAWMSPVEGARYVRAIADALADLDPDGAAEYRARAEDYVTDLEEMAVRAREAVASVPEDRRVLVTCEGAFSYLARDLGLEELYLWPVNSENQGLPRQVTALIDRIRERQIPAVFCESTVSDAAMEQVAAETGSRLAGLLYVDSLSGPTGPVPTYLDLLDHDLETITRELTS; this is encoded by the coding sequence ATGCCGAAACCCGGAGGCGCTGCCGCCCGTAGCGTTGCCACCCGCCGCGCAGCCGCCGCAACGCTCGCCACTGCGCTCGCGCTGCTGTCCGGGTGTGCGGTCGGCGCCACCGGCCCGGCGGACGTCGACGACCGCCAGCGGTCCGACGCGTCCGGGGGCCGGGTGGTGGTGGCCACGACGTTCACGATCCTGGCCGACATGGTCGGGCGCGTCGGCGGCGACCGCGTGGTGGTCGAGTCCGTCACCACGCCGGGGGCCGACGTGCATCACTACGAGCCGACCGTCGAGGACCTCAAGCGGGTCGAGGGCGCGGACCTCGTGGTGAGCAACGGGCTGGGGATGGACGACTGGCTCCTGCGGTTCATCGACGGGACCGACGCCGCCCACCTCGTCACCACGGACGGGGTCGAACCCCTGCCCATCCGTGCGGGCAACTACACCGGCCGACCCAATCCCCACGCGTGGATGTCGCCGGTCGAGGGTGCACGCTACGTCCGCGCGATCGCCGACGCCCTCGCCGACCTCGATCCGGACGGCGCCGCGGAGTACCGCGCCCGCGCCGAGGACTACGTCACCGACCTGGAGGAGATGGCGGTCCGCGCCCGCGAGGCGGTGGCGTCGGTGCCGGAGGACCGCCGCGTACTCGTCACCTGCGAGGGCGCGTTCTCCTACCTGGCCCGCGACCTCGGGCTGGAGGAGCTGTACCTGTGGCCGGTCAACAGCGAGAACCAGGGTTTGCCCCGGCAGGTCACCGCGTTGATCGACCGGATCCGCGAGCGGCAGATCCCCGCCGTGTTCTGCGAGTCGACGGTCTCGGACGCCGCCATGGAGCAGGTCGCCGCCGAGACCGGCAGCCGCCTGGCGGGCCTGCTGTACGTCGACTCGCTCTCCGGCCCCACCGGGCCCGTGCCCACTTATCTCGACCTCCTCGACCACGACCTCGAGACCATCACCCGGGAGCTGACCTCATGA
- a CDS encoding FAD-binding oxidoreductase: MSVPSADRHPAAALDDLRTRLDHSHLITDPDVLQSYRQDWAKAPDPGTPLAVVRARTTEDVQEVMRWASTHSVPIVPRGAGSGLSGGATAVDGGIVLSTELMRDLHVDPVTRTATVQPGLYNAEVKQAVAEHGLWYPPDPSSYEICSIGGNIATNAGGLCCVKYGVTTDYVLGMTVVLADGTAVRLGGPRLKDTAGLSLTKLFVGSEGTLGVVTEIILRLIPAQPPRSTVVGIFPDVVACSEAVLAITSRIRPAMLEFMETVSIRAVEADLRMGLDTDAGAMLLAQSDLTGPDRAAETEFMAEAFRTHGATEVFATDDPDEGEQFTMARRAAFTSLGKVGTLLLEDVGVPLPSLPRLVAGIEEISARRDVPIALVAHAGDGNTHPIIVLTDDDPDRAERARLAFGEVMDLAIGMGGTITGEHGVGRLKAPWLPAQLGDDVMELTRRIKNALDPQGILNPGTML; the protein is encoded by the coding sequence ATGAGCGTCCCCTCCGCCGACCGTCACCCCGCCGCGGCACTCGACGACCTCCGCACCCGTCTCGACCACTCACACCTCATCACCGACCCCGACGTCCTGCAGAGCTACCGGCAGGACTGGGCCAAGGCCCCCGACCCCGGTACGCCCCTCGCCGTGGTGCGCGCACGCACCACCGAGGACGTCCAGGAGGTCATGCGCTGGGCGAGCACCCACTCCGTGCCGATCGTCCCGCGTGGCGCGGGATCCGGGCTGTCCGGCGGCGCCACCGCCGTGGACGGCGGGATAGTCCTGTCCACGGAACTCATGCGCGACCTCCACGTCGACCCCGTCACCCGCACCGCCACCGTCCAACCGGGGTTGTACAACGCCGAGGTCAAGCAGGCCGTCGCCGAACACGGCCTCTGGTACCCGCCGGACCCGTCCTCCTACGAGATCTGCTCGATCGGCGGCAACATCGCGACCAACGCCGGCGGACTGTGCTGCGTGAAGTACGGCGTCACCACCGACTACGTCCTCGGGATGACGGTCGTCCTGGCCGACGGCACCGCCGTCCGACTCGGCGGACCGCGGCTCAAGGACACCGCCGGACTGAGCCTGACGAAACTGTTCGTCGGCAGCGAGGGGACGCTGGGCGTCGTCACCGAGATCATCCTGCGACTGATCCCCGCCCAACCACCGCGGTCGACGGTGGTGGGGATCTTCCCCGACGTCGTCGCCTGCAGCGAGGCGGTCCTGGCCATCACCAGCCGGATCCGCCCCGCGATGCTCGAGTTCATGGAAACCGTCAGCATCCGGGCCGTCGAGGCGGACCTGAGGATGGGACTCGACACCGACGCCGGCGCGATGCTGCTCGCCCAGTCCGACCTGACCGGACCCGACCGCGCGGCCGAGACCGAGTTCATGGCCGAGGCCTTCCGTACCCACGGCGCCACCGAGGTCTTCGCCACCGACGACCCCGACGAGGGCGAACAGTTCACCATGGCGCGCCGGGCCGCGTTCACGAGCCTGGGCAAGGTCGGGACACTGCTCCTCGAGGACGTCGGCGTGCCGCTGCCCTCCCTGCCCCGGCTCGTCGCGGGGATCGAGGAGATCTCCGCGCGTCGGGACGTCCCGATCGCCCTCGTCGCCCACGCCGGTGACGGCAACACCCACCCCATCATCGTCCTCACCGACGACGACCCGGACCGCGCCGAGCGGGCCCGCCTGGCGTTCGGCGAGGTGATGGACCTCGCGATCGGGATGGGCGGGACGATCACGGGCGAGCACGGCGTCGGACGCCTCAAGGCGCCGTGGCTGCCCGCGCAGCTGGGCGACGACGTCATGGAACTGACCCGGCGCATCAAGAACGCGCTCGACCCGCAGGGGATCCTCAACCCCGGCACGATGCTGTAG
- a CDS encoding metal ABC transporter permease: MIELLTEPMSYEFMRRALLVVTASGVAGALLSCWLVHMGWSLMGDAVSHAVLPGVVIAALTGIPFAVGALVAALIAVWLIGAVRESGTVRPDAAMGIVFTALFSLGLVLIARFPSQQDLHSILFGSVLGVRDSDLVQVLVVSAFTVIVLLAFRRDLILLAFDRLHAHTLGLRTRALTALLLATLATATVAGVQSVGVILVVATLIMPGATAQLVADTMRGTMALAVVVALIGGVTGLYLGYYADLPPGPVVVLTQAVIFAAAQLLAPRRGVIPRAVASARGRRSGMMAI, translated from the coding sequence GTGATCGAACTCCTCACCGAACCGATGTCGTACGAGTTCATGCGCCGCGCCCTGCTCGTGGTGACGGCCTCCGGGGTCGCCGGCGCGCTGCTGAGCTGCTGGCTGGTCCATATGGGGTGGTCGCTCATGGGCGACGCCGTGTCGCACGCGGTGCTGCCCGGAGTGGTGATCGCGGCGCTGACCGGCATCCCGTTCGCGGTCGGCGCCCTCGTCGCGGCGCTCATCGCGGTGTGGTTGATCGGCGCGGTGCGCGAGAGCGGGACCGTGCGACCGGACGCGGCGATGGGCATCGTCTTCACCGCCCTGTTCTCACTCGGCCTCGTCCTCATCGCCCGCTTCCCCAGCCAGCAGGACCTGCATTCGATCCTGTTCGGCTCCGTGCTCGGCGTCCGCGACTCCGACCTCGTGCAGGTGCTCGTGGTCTCCGCGTTCACGGTGATCGTGCTCCTCGCGTTCCGGCGCGACCTGATCCTGTTGGCGTTCGACCGTCTCCACGCCCACACCCTGGGGCTGCGCACCCGGGCGCTCACGGCCCTGCTGTTGGCGACGCTGGCCACCGCGACGGTCGCCGGGGTGCAGTCCGTGGGTGTGATCCTGGTGGTGGCGACGCTCATCATGCCGGGCGCGACCGCTCAGTTGGTGGCGGACACGATGCGGGGGACGATGGCCCTTGCCGTCGTCGTCGCCCTGATCGGCGGGGTCACCGGCCTGTACCTCGGCTACTACGCCGACCTCCCGCCTGGCCCGGTCGTGGTCCTCACCCAGGCGGTCATCTTCGCGGCGGCGCAGTTGCTCGCGCCCCGGCGCGGGGTGATCCCGCGGGCGGTGGCGAGCGCCCGCGGGCGACGATCGGGGATGATGGCCATATGA
- a CDS encoding bifunctional methylenetetrahydrofolate dehydrogenase/methenyltetrahydrofolate cyclohydrolase, whose amino-acid sequence MTAIKLDGKLTRDEIVADLTRRVSALREKGITPGLGTVLVGDDPGSHSYVKMKHRDCKQVGIASIRRDLPADTTQAELEAVIDELNDDPACTGYIVQLPLPRHLDENAILERIDPAKDADGLHPVNLGKLVLNEPAPLPCTPNGCIHLLRRFGVELDGAHVVVVGRGVTVGRPIGLMLTRRSENSTVTLCHTGTRDLAAETRRADVIVAAAGVAHMLTPDMVKPGAAVLDVGVSRLDGALAGDVHPDVWEVAGAISPNPGGVGPLTRAFLLSNVVDRCERLDADT is encoded by the coding sequence GTGACCGCGATCAAGCTGGACGGCAAGCTCACCCGCGACGAGATCGTCGCCGACCTCACCCGGCGCGTGTCCGCGCTGCGGGAGAAGGGGATCACCCCGGGGCTCGGCACGGTACTGGTGGGGGACGACCCCGGCAGCCACTCCTACGTCAAGATGAAGCACCGCGACTGCAAGCAGGTCGGCATCGCCTCCATCCGACGCGATCTGCCCGCCGACACCACCCAGGCCGAACTCGAGGCCGTGATCGACGAGCTCAACGACGATCCCGCGTGCACCGGGTACATCGTGCAGCTGCCGCTGCCCCGACACCTCGACGAGAACGCGATCCTCGAGCGCATCGATCCGGCCAAGGACGCCGACGGACTCCACCCCGTCAACCTCGGCAAACTCGTGCTCAACGAGCCCGCCCCGCTGCCGTGCACCCCCAACGGGTGCATCCACCTGCTGCGCCGGTTCGGGGTGGAGCTCGACGGCGCACACGTCGTGGTGGTCGGCCGCGGCGTGACCGTCGGCCGCCCGATCGGCCTCATGCTCACACGCCGCAGCGAGAACTCCACCGTGACCCTGTGCCACACCGGCACGCGTGACCTGGCGGCGGAGACCCGGCGCGCTGACGTCATCGTCGCCGCCGCGGGTGTGGCCCACATGCTCACCCCGGACATGGTCAAGCCCGGAGCCGCCGTGCTGGACGTGGGGGTCTCCCGGCTCGACGGCGCACTCGCCGGTGACGTGCATCCGGACGTGTGGGAGGTCGCGGGGGCGATCTCGCCCAACCCGGGCGGCGTCGGCCCGCTCACCCGCGCGTTCCTGCTGAGCAACGTGGTCGACCGCTGCGAGCGGCTCGACGCCGACACCTGA
- a CDS encoding C4-dicarboxylate ABC transporter: MTETPGAGRGPAAPGVPGPGPAWFGAVMGTGGLATLLQIHSGRVPGFSSAAVVMLVAGWVLLVGLGTGFARSVARDPDMWTSSVRDAAMLPLWGMVSMGLLAVGSATFIVVEAHAPMLSWIAFGVDVALWAAGTVLGLATAVGFAVWLLATRPDHPLPTWALPMVPPMVSATAGGVIARQFESDVARVLLSAACVFCFVLALALGGAVIVTAYHHAWFRTPVPVVLSTSTWIPLGIVGQSTAAAQVLSGPALAGVARAYGATVLVAGAGLGAFAVLTTVRGFLARMPFTPGWWAMTYPLSTCGLGAHYLGWHAASLLTVAVLIAIWVLCAVASVRAIASVRAA, encoded by the coding sequence GTGACCGAGACCCCCGGAGCAGGACGAGGACCTGCGGCGCCCGGTGTTCCCGGCCCGGGGCCGGCGTGGTTCGGCGCGGTGATGGGCACCGGTGGCCTGGCCACGCTTCTGCAGATCCACTCTGGGCGGGTGCCCGGTTTCTCGTCGGCCGCGGTGGTCATGCTCGTCGCGGGATGGGTCCTTTTGGTCGGGCTGGGCACGGGGTTCGCCAGGTCGGTGGCGCGCGATCCGGACATGTGGACGTCGTCTGTGCGGGACGCGGCGATGCTCCCGCTGTGGGGCATGGTCTCGATGGGACTGCTCGCGGTGGGGTCGGCGACGTTCATCGTTGTGGAGGCCCATGCGCCGATGCTGTCGTGGATCGCCTTCGGCGTGGATGTGGCGTTGTGGGCCGCGGGCACGGTGCTCGGCCTAGCCACGGCGGTGGGGTTCGCGGTGTGGCTGCTCGCCACGCGACCCGACCATCCGCTCCCCACGTGGGCGTTGCCGATGGTGCCGCCGATGGTCTCGGCGACGGCGGGTGGCGTGATCGCCCGGCAGTTCGAGTCGGATGTCGCCAGGGTCCTGTTGTCGGCGGCGTGCGTGTTCTGCTTCGTGCTGGCACTGGCACTGGGGGGCGCGGTGATCGTGACGGCGTACCACCATGCGTGGTTCCGCACGCCGGTGCCGGTGGTGTTGTCGACCTCGACATGGATTCCGCTGGGGATCGTGGGGCAGTCCACGGCGGCGGCGCAGGTGCTCTCGGGTCCGGCGCTGGCGGGTGTGGCGCGGGCGTACGGGGCCACCGTGCTGGTCGCCGGTGCGGGACTGGGCGCGTTCGCGGTGCTGACGACGGTGCGGGGGTTCCTGGCCCGGATGCCGTTCACTCCGGGGTGGTGGGCCATGACCTATCCGTTGTCGACCTGCGGCCTGGGCGCTCACTACCTCGGATGGCATGCGGCGAGCCTGCTGACGGTGGCGGTCCTCATCGCCATCTGGGTGTTGTGCGCGGTCGCCAGCGTCCGCGCGATCGCCTCGGTGCGGGCCGCCTGA
- a CDS encoding metal-dependent transcriptional regulator, producing MTVDPPRALADLTPTIQAYLMAVHALGAGGDPVTSSALAERLGASPSSVSEGVRKLVAMGLAEHRPYAPVVLTEAGRSFAVAMVRRHRIIETFLARCLDYPWDEVHAEADALEHVVSDRFVDALDVFLDHPHRDPHGDPIPTRDGHLDPLGDTPLDRVEEGSTGVVTRVSDRDNAVLRHLAEIGLRPDSPVEVVSRQVELGIISVSLSGRVVQVGTPVAAAVRVRVDD from the coding sequence ATGACCGTCGACCCGCCGCGAGCCCTCGCCGACCTCACCCCGACGATCCAGGCCTACCTCATGGCCGTGCACGCGCTCGGCGCCGGCGGCGACCCGGTGACCTCGAGCGCGCTGGCCGAGCGTCTCGGCGCGTCGCCCTCCTCCGTGAGCGAGGGCGTCCGCAAGCTGGTCGCGATGGGCCTGGCCGAGCACCGCCCGTACGCGCCGGTGGTGCTCACGGAGGCGGGTCGGTCGTTCGCGGTGGCGATGGTGCGGCGGCACCGGATCATCGAGACGTTCCTCGCCCGCTGCCTGGACTACCCGTGGGACGAGGTGCACGCCGAGGCCGATGCGCTCGAGCACGTGGTCTCGGACCGGTTCGTCGACGCCCTCGACGTGTTCCTCGACCACCCGCACCGCGATCCCCACGGCGATCCGATCCCCACCCGCGACGGCCACCTCGACCCGCTCGGCGACACCCCGCTGGATCGCGTCGAGGAGGGCTCTACGGGTGTGGTGACCCGGGTCTCCGACCGCGACAACGCCGTCCTGCGCCACCTCGCCGAGATCGGCCTGCGCCCCGATTCCCCCGTGGAGGTGGTCTCCCGGCAGGTCGAGTTGGGGATCATCTCGGTGTCGTTGTCGGGCCGGGTCGTGCAGGTGGGCACGCCGGTGGCCGCGGCGGTGCGGGTGCGCGTCGACGACTGA
- a CDS encoding tRNA (cytidine(34)-2'-O)-methyltransferase, translated as MTGVGVRVLFDRPCIPPNTGNAIRMAAGAGCELHLAGPLGFDLSEPHLRRAGLDYHDLAHVEVHEDLEAAYSRLLPARVWAFSARADLALPQVRFAPGDVLLFGPEPTGLAEDVLADPRVTARVRIPMLPGRRSMNLSNAAAVAVYEAWRQQDYHGGMDFPAG; from the coding sequence ATGACCGGTGTGGGTGTGCGCGTGTTGTTCGACCGTCCGTGTATCCCACCCAACACCGGCAACGCGATCCGCATGGCCGCCGGTGCCGGGTGCGAACTGCATCTGGCGGGCCCGCTGGGTTTCGACCTGTCGGAGCCGCACCTGCGGCGGGCCGGGCTGGACTATCACGACCTGGCGCACGTCGAGGTCCACGAGGACCTCGAGGCGGCGTACTCCCGGCTCCTGCCGGCGCGGGTGTGGGCGTTCTCCGCTCGGGCCGACCTCGCGCTGCCGCAGGTGCGGTTCGCCCCCGGTGACGTCCTGCTCTTCGGCCCCGAGCCCACCGGCCTGGCCGAGGACGTCCTCGCCGATCCGCGTGTGACGGCGCGGGTGCGGATCCCGATGCTGCCCGGGCGGCGGTCGATGAACCTGTCCAACGCCGCCGCGGTGGCGGTCTACGAGGCGTGGCGCCAGCAGGACTACCACGGCGGTATGGATTTTCCCGCCGGTTGA
- a CDS encoding metal ABC transporter ATP-binding protein: protein MTDRPLPFSPDAGPLAVVVSDLTVDRGQVRALDAVSLSAPRGEITVLLGPNGSGKSTLLQALLGLVTPTTGSVRLLGTSVHGALRSGRVAAVPQADGIDEHFPVTAAEVVMQGRRHFTGPWRRPSGRDRDAVADALERVGLSGLASRRIGELSGGQRRRVMLARCLAQEADLLLLDEPFNGMDAGSEEVYIDVLRELTAGGRTVLVSTHHLGTVERLADSVALLNGSLVAHGPVAETTTPHVLSTLLGARLPGAADSTPDAAASPVTDRAVS from the coding sequence ATGACCGATCGGCCACTGCCCTTCTCCCCGGACGCCGGCCCGCTCGCCGTCGTCGTCTCCGACCTCACCGTCGACCGCGGGCAGGTCCGGGCCCTCGACGCGGTCTCGCTGTCCGCGCCGCGGGGGGAGATCACCGTCCTGCTCGGCCCCAACGGCTCCGGCAAGTCGACCCTGCTGCAGGCACTGCTCGGCCTGGTCACCCCCACGACGGGCTCCGTCCGCCTCCTCGGGACGTCCGTCCACGGCGCGCTGCGCAGCGGCCGGGTCGCGGCGGTGCCGCAGGCCGACGGCATCGACGAGCACTTCCCCGTCACGGCCGCCGAGGTCGTCATGCAGGGCCGCCGTCACTTCACCGGGCCGTGGCGTCGGCCGTCGGGACGCGACCGGGACGCCGTGGCGGACGCCCTCGAGAGGGTGGGCCTGTCGGGGCTCGCGTCGCGGCGCATCGGCGAGCTCTCGGGCGGCCAGCGCCGCCGGGTCATGTTGGCGCGGTGCCTGGCCCAGGAGGCCGACCTGCTCCTGCTCGACGAGCCGTTCAACGGGATGGACGCCGGCAGCGAAGAGGTCTACATCGACGTCCTGCGCGAGCTCACCGCCGGCGGCCGCACCGTGCTGGTCTCCACCCACCACCTGGGCACCGTCGAGCGGCTCGCCGATTCGGTGGCCCTGCTCAACGGCAGCCTGGTCGCCCACGGCCCGGTCGCCGAGACCACGACGCCGCATGTCCTGTCGACCCTGCTCGGGGCCCGCCTCCCCGGGGCCGCCGACTCCACCCCGGACGCCGCCGCGTCCCCTGTCACCGATCGGGCCGTCTCGTGA
- a CDS encoding error-prone DNA polymerase yields the protein MNWYHGPRSWGELERVLSGRPNPRGPENPHPGDGSDAPAWSRTRGDYTPPQRPRVQGRVPYAELHAHTAFSFLDGASSPEAMAEAAAELGLTALAITDHDGLYGVVRFAEAASELGLATVFGAELSLPGGEHLLVLARGQEGYRRLSRAIARAHLRGGAKGEPRYEITELAEAAGGHWYVLTGCRRGRVRRALERGGTGAPDFDIAAARTALDQLVELFGRDRVVVELTCHGVPEDTERCDALAGLAARAGLPVVATTAAHCAGPEDARLASVMAALGARDALETHAAHLPAAGGAHLRSGEEMADLFDRWPDAVAGADRLGRECAFDLRLIAPQLPPFDVPEGHTEDTMLAELAYAGAARRYGTREEAPEAYAQIDRELKVIAELGFPGYFLVVHDIVEFCRREGILCQGRGSAANSAVCYSLGITNVDPVRAQLLFERFLAPERDGPPDIDVDIESGRREEAIQYVYSRYGRDYAAQVANVITYRGRSAVRDVARALGYSPGQQDAWSKSVDRWSGLKNHEREATEHTVPPDVLALARQLVGLPRHLGIHSGGMVICDRPVADVVPVEWARMPGRTVLQWDKDDCAAVGLVKFDMLGLGMLTALHHAIDLAAEHKDLDVDLARLDLADPQVYEMLCRGDSVGVFQVESRAQMATLPRLRPRTFYDLVVEVALIRPGPIQGGSVHPYIRRRNGREKVVFDHPALESVLGRTLGIPLFQEQLMQIATVIAGFTGAEADQLRRAMGAKRSPERMARLKERFFAGMRELHGIGTSPPGTPYTGPEVGERIWEKMCAFANYGFPESHSQSFAAIVYYSAWFKCHHPAIFCAALLRSQPMGFYSPQSLVADARRHGVTVHRPCVNRSLGGATCENDGTEVRLGLESVRAIGEDLATAIADERDSHGPYTSAADLAGRTGLSVRQMEALATAGALDSLGTGGRRAALWSAATAAREKPGMLPGLSQVDAPALPGMSVLELTSADLAATGISPEEYPTVHARPWLDSQGVCTTAGLAHVPDGSRIRVAGAVTHRQRPATAEGVTFLSLEDETGMTNIVCSVGLWARYRPIVSSAPALIVRGTVENRSGAVSVVADKIERLHLGMAIGHSRDFR from the coding sequence GTGAACTGGTACCACGGACCCAGGAGCTGGGGAGAGCTCGAACGGGTGCTGTCCGGGCGGCCGAACCCGCGAGGGCCCGAGAACCCCCATCCCGGCGACGGCAGCGACGCCCCCGCATGGTCGCGCACACGGGGTGACTACACGCCCCCGCAGCGGCCGCGCGTCCAGGGACGCGTGCCGTACGCGGAGCTGCACGCCCACACGGCGTTCAGCTTCCTCGACGGCGCCTCCTCGCCCGAGGCGATGGCGGAGGCGGCGGCCGAACTGGGGCTCACGGCCCTCGCGATCACCGACCACGACGGTCTGTACGGGGTCGTGCGTTTCGCCGAAGCCGCCTCCGAGCTGGGCCTGGCCACGGTGTTCGGGGCGGAGCTGTCCCTGCCGGGCGGCGAGCACCTGCTCGTTCTCGCCAGGGGGCAGGAGGGGTACCGCCGGCTGTCCCGCGCGATCGCCCGCGCCCACCTGCGGGGCGGGGCCAAGGGCGAGCCGCGGTACGAGATCACGGAGCTCGCGGAGGCGGCCGGGGGCCACTGGTACGTGCTCACCGGTTGCCGACGCGGCCGCGTCCGTCGTGCGCTGGAACGCGGCGGCACCGGAGCCCCCGATTTCGACATCGCGGCAGCCCGCACGGCCCTGGACCAGCTGGTCGAGCTGTTCGGGCGGGACAGGGTGGTCGTGGAACTCACCTGTCACGGGGTGCCCGAGGACACCGAGCGGTGCGACGCGCTGGCCGGACTCGCAGCCCGGGCGGGGCTCCCCGTCGTGGCCACGACCGCCGCCCACTGCGCGGGGCCCGAGGACGCGCGGTTGGCCTCGGTCATGGCGGCCCTCGGCGCGCGTGACGCGCTCGAGACCCACGCCGCACACCTGCCCGCGGCGGGCGGCGCCCACCTGCGCTCGGGAGAGGAGATGGCCGACCTGTTCGACCGGTGGCCCGACGCCGTCGCCGGGGCCGACAGGCTGGGCCGGGAGTGCGCGTTCGACCTGCGGCTCATCGCCCCGCAGCTGCCGCCGTTCGACGTCCCCGAGGGCCACACCGAGGACACCATGCTCGCCGAGCTCGCCTACGCCGGCGCCGCCCGCCGCTACGGCACCCGCGAGGAGGCACCGGAGGCGTACGCGCAGATCGACCGCGAGCTGAAGGTGATCGCCGAGCTGGGTTTCCCCGGGTACTTCCTCGTGGTCCACGACATCGTCGAGTTCTGCCGCCGCGAGGGCATCCTCTGCCAGGGCCGGGGCTCGGCCGCCAACTCGGCGGTCTGCTACTCACTGGGCATCACCAACGTCGACCCGGTGCGCGCCCAACTCCTCTTCGAGCGGTTCCTGGCGCCTGAGCGCGACGGCCCGCCCGACATCGACGTGGACATCGAGTCCGGTCGTCGGGAGGAGGCCATCCAGTACGTCTACTCCCGGTACGGGCGGGACTACGCCGCCCAGGTGGCCAACGTCATCACCTACCGAGGGCGCTCGGCGGTGCGGGACGTGGCCCGGGCGCTCGGATACTCCCCGGGGCAGCAGGACGCCTGGTCCAAGAGCGTCGACCGGTGGTCGGGACTGAAGAACCACGAGCGGGAGGCCACCGAGCACACCGTCCCGCCCGACGTGCTCGCGCTGGCACGGCAGCTCGTCGGCCTGCCCCGACACCTGGGCATCCACTCCGGCGGCATGGTGATCTGTGACCGCCCGGTGGCCGACGTGGTGCCCGTCGAATGGGCGCGGATGCCGGGGCGGACGGTGCTGCAGTGGGACAAGGACGACTGCGCGGCGGTCGGACTGGTCAAGTTCGACATGCTGGGTCTGGGCATGCTCACCGCACTCCACCACGCCATCGACCTGGCGGCCGAGCACAAGGACCTCGACGTGGACCTGGCCCGACTGGACCTCGCGGACCCACAGGTCTACGAGATGCTCTGCCGCGGCGACTCCGTGGGCGTGTTCCAGGTGGAGTCACGCGCCCAGATGGCCACCCTGCCGCGGCTGCGACCCCGGACGTTCTACGACCTCGTGGTGGAGGTCGCCCTCATCCGTCCGGGTCCCATCCAGGGTGGTTCCGTCCACCCCTACATCCGTCGGCGCAACGGCCGGGAGAAGGTGGTGTTCGACCACCCGGCGCTCGAGTCGGTGCTGGGGCGGACGCTGGGGATCCCCCTGTTCCAGGAGCAGCTCATGCAGATCGCCACGGTGATCGCCGGCTTCACCGGCGCGGAGGCCGACCAGCTGCGCCGGGCGATGGGGGCCAAGCGGTCCCCGGAACGGATGGCGCGGCTGAAGGAGCGGTTCTTCGCGGGCATGCGCGAACTGCACGGCATCGGCACCAGTCCGCCGGGGACCCCGTACACCGGCCCGGAGGTGGGGGAGCGGATCTGGGAGAAGATGTGCGCCTTCGCCAACTACGGCTTCCCCGAGAGCCACTCCCAGTCCTTCGCCGCGATCGTCTACTACTCCGCGTGGTTCAAGTGTCACCACCCGGCGATCTTCTGCGCCGCCCTGCTGCGCAGCCAGCCCATGGGCTTCTACTCACCCCAGTCGCTGGTGGCCGACGCCCGCAGGCACGGTGTCACCGTGCACCGGCCGTGCGTCAACCGCTCGCTCGGCGGCGCCACCTGTGAGAACGACGGCACAGAGGTGCGCCTCGGCCTGGAGTCCGTGCGGGCGATCGGGGAGGATCTGGCCACCGCGATCGCCGACGAGCGCGACAGTCATGGCCCCTACACCTCCGCGGCCGACCTCGCCGGGCGCACCGGGCTGTCCGTCCGGCAGATGGAGGCACTGGCCACCGCCGGGGCGCTCGACTCGCTCGGCACGGGAGGACGCCGCGCGGCCCTGTGGTCGGCGGCCACCGCGGCCCGTGAGAAGCCCGGCATGCTGCCCGGGCTCAGCCAGGTCGACGCTCCCGCGCTCCCCGGGATGAGCGTTCTCGAACTGACCTCCGCGGACCTCGCCGCCACCGGCATCAGCCCGGAGGAGTACCCGACCGTCCACGCCCGGCCGTGGCTCGACTCCCAGGGGGTGTGCACCACCGCCGGGCTCGCGCACGTCCCCGACGGCAGCCGCATCCGGGTCGCCGGGGCGGTCACCCACCGACAGCGGCCCGCCACCGCGGAGGGCGTGACCTTCCTCAGCCTCGAGGACGAGACCGGCATGACCAACATCGTCTGCTCGGTCGGGCTGTGGGCGCGCTACCGGCCGATCGTCTCCTCGGCCCCGGCGCTCATCGTCCGCGGCACGGTGGAGAACCGCTCGGGCGCGGTCAGCGTGGTGGCGGACAAGATCGAACGTCTCCACCTCGGCATGGCCATCGGTCACAGCAGGGACTTCCGGTGA